The Lentzea guizhouensis genome contains a region encoding:
- a CDS encoding DegT/DnrJ/EryC1/StrS family aminotransferase — MSYRYPVSMPSLRGNELEYTTKAVTDGWISSQGPYVPRFEEAFAAYNGVQHGVACSSGTTALTLALRALGIGPGDEVIVPEFTMIASAWAVTYTGATPVFVDCGDDLNIDVRKIEEKITPRTKVIMPVHVYGRRCDMDAVLELAYEYNLRVVEDSAEAHGVKPTGDIAAFSLFANKIITSGEGGICLTNDPHLARQMAHLRGMAFTRDHSFLHKKLAYNFRMTNLQAAVALAQTERLDEIIATRARIEKRYDEGLRGIKGITLMPPRDVLWMYDLRAERRDELRAFLAEQGIETRLFFKPMSRQPGYLDPVWPTLNAHRFAEDGLYLPTHAELTEDDQDYVVGQVRRFYEG, encoded by the coding sequence ATGAGCTACCGCTATCCCGTCTCGATGCCCTCGTTGCGCGGCAACGAGCTCGAGTACACGACGAAGGCCGTGACGGACGGCTGGATCTCCTCGCAGGGCCCGTACGTGCCTCGGTTCGAGGAAGCTTTCGCCGCCTACAACGGTGTCCAGCACGGCGTTGCGTGCTCGTCCGGCACGACGGCATTGACGCTCGCGTTGCGCGCGTTGGGGATCGGGCCGGGCGACGAGGTGATCGTGCCGGAGTTCACGATGATCGCCTCGGCGTGGGCCGTGACCTACACGGGCGCGACCCCGGTGTTCGTGGACTGCGGTGACGACCTGAACATCGACGTGCGCAAGATCGAGGAGAAGATCACCCCGCGCACCAAGGTGATCATGCCGGTGCACGTCTACGGCCGGCGTTGCGACATGGACGCGGTCCTGGAGCTGGCCTACGAGTACAACCTGCGGGTCGTCGAGGACTCGGCCGAAGCCCACGGCGTCAAGCCGACCGGGGACATCGCGGCGTTCTCGCTGTTCGCCAACAAGATCATCACCTCCGGCGAGGGCGGCATCTGCCTGACGAACGACCCGCACCTGGCGCGGCAGATGGCGCACCTGCGCGGGATGGCGTTCACCCGCGACCACAGCTTCCTGCACAAGAAGCTCGCCTACAACTTCCGGATGACGAACCTGCAGGCGGCGGTCGCGCTGGCGCAGACCGAACGCCTCGACGAGATCATCGCGACGCGCGCGCGGATCGAGAAGCGGTACGACGAAGGCCTTCGAGGCATCAAGGGCATCACGCTCATGCCGCCGCGGGACGTGTTGTGGATGTACGACCTGCGCGCCGAACGCCGGGACGAGCTGCGGGCGTTCCTGGCGGAGCAGGGCATCGAGACGCGGCTGTTCTTCAAGCCGATGAGCCGCCAGCCCGGCTACCTCGACCCGGTGTGGCCGACGCTGAACGCCCACCGCTTCGCCGAGGACGGCCTGTACCTCCCCACCCACGCCGAGCTCACCGAGGACGACCAGGACTACGTCGTGGGCCAGGTCCGCCGGTTCTACGAGGGATGA
- a CDS encoding cytochrome P450 produces MTTTDADLVPFLLRRPGASFPPPEYAGFRDRPGLVKAALPSGGTVWLVTRHEEVRAVLTDPRISSNPTHEGFPRPSRTVGAPSADDVPGWFVSLDPPDHNKYRKALIPEFTVRRIRSLRPAVEEIVDRTIDQMLVKGNTADLVEDFSLSVPSLVISSLLGVPKIDRDFFEEKTKVLVTLTSTDEERDKASEHLLRYINRLIAIKAKRPGDDLISKLVQGEILTQQEVSGISMLLLIAGHETTANNISLGVVTLLQEKQWIDDERTVEELLRYHSVADVVALRVAIEDVEIGGQLVRKGEGIVPLVAGANHDPSMFERPHQFDPARSATGHVAFGYGVHQCLGQNLVRLEMDVAYHKLFQRIPTLEVAVPLEELQFKYDGVLFGLHALPVRW; encoded by the coding sequence ATGACGACCACCGACGCAGACCTTGTCCCGTTCCTGCTGCGCCGTCCCGGCGCGTCGTTCCCGCCACCGGAGTACGCGGGCTTCCGCGACAGACCGGGTCTGGTGAAGGCAGCGCTGCCCTCGGGCGGCACGGTGTGGCTGGTCACCCGGCACGAGGAGGTCCGCGCGGTCCTCACCGACCCGCGGATCAGCTCCAACCCGACCCACGAGGGCTTCCCTCGCCCGTCACGCACCGTGGGCGCGCCGTCCGCGGACGACGTGCCGGGCTGGTTCGTGTCGCTGGACCCGCCGGACCACAACAAGTACCGCAAGGCGCTGATCCCCGAGTTCACCGTGCGCCGCATCCGGTCGTTGCGCCCGGCGGTCGAGGAGATCGTCGACCGCACCATCGACCAGATGCTGGTCAAGGGCAACACCGCCGACCTCGTCGAGGACTTCTCGCTGTCGGTGCCGTCGCTGGTGATCTCGTCGCTGCTGGGCGTGCCGAAGATCGACCGCGACTTCTTCGAGGAGAAGACCAAGGTCCTGGTCACGCTGACCTCGACCGACGAGGAACGCGACAAGGCCTCCGAGCACCTGCTGCGCTACATCAACCGCCTGATCGCGATCAAGGCGAAGCGGCCGGGCGACGACCTGATCTCCAAGCTGGTGCAGGGGGAGATCCTGACGCAGCAGGAGGTGTCCGGCATCTCGATGCTGCTGCTGATCGCGGGCCACGAGACGACGGCGAACAACATCTCGCTGGGCGTGGTGACGCTGTTGCAGGAGAAGCAGTGGATCGACGACGAACGCACGGTCGAGGAGCTGCTGCGCTACCACTCCGTGGCCGACGTGGTGGCGTTGCGCGTGGCCATCGAGGACGTCGAGATCGGCGGCCAGCTGGTGCGCAAGGGCGAGGGCATCGTCCCCCTGGTGGCCGGCGCGAACCACGACCCGTCGATGTTCGAACGCCCGCACCAGTTCGACCCGGCCCGCTCGGCCACCGGGCACGTGGCGTTCGGCTACGGCGTGCACCAGTGCCTGGGCCAGAACCTGGTGCGGCTGGAGATGGACGTGGCCTACCACAAGCTGTTCCAGCGCATCCCGACGCTGGAGGTCGCGGTGCCGTTGGAGGAGCTGCAGTTCAAGTACGACGGAGTCCTCTTCGGACTCCACGCGCTGCCCGTGCGCTGGTGA
- a CDS encoding ferredoxin translates to MAQISVDTGKCIGSAQCVLAAPEVFDQDDDGFVTVLDASPSGEAAASARTAQGICPAQAISVQG, encoded by the coding sequence ATGGCTCAGATCAGTGTGGACACCGGGAAGTGCATCGGCTCGGCGCAGTGCGTGCTAGCGGCGCCGGAGGTGTTCGACCAGGACGACGACGGGTTCGTGACGGTGCTGGACGCGAGCCCGTCGGGTGAGGCGGCGGCGAGCGCGCGCACCGCGCAGGGCATCTGCCCTGCGCAGGCGATCAGCGTGCAGGGCTGA